The DNA segment AAAGAAAGAAATTACTAAAACTAATTCTGATGGTGACAAGGTAACAATCACAATGAAATTTCCTGATTACCGTACTGCTTTAGGAATTATCTTTGAAATTCAAAAAAACAATGGTGGTATGAATAATAAAAAGGTTATGACTGATATTTGTAATAACGTCATTGTTGATAAGGATAACAAGCACGTTGACTTAGATTTCTTTGATGAAGGCAGTGATGGTGCAGGACTTACATTCGTTGTAATGAGTGAAGTTATGAAGTTCTTATCAGCTCCAGTGAACTACAAAGGTGTCGGTGCGATTATCGGTGCTGCGTTTCAATTTTCTCTCGACTCGTTACTCAAAATCAAAAAGTAAGTATTTTGATCAGTCATTAGATGATTATGACCAAAAAGCAATCACTAAAGTGGCTAAAGAACGACTTCTTTATCGCAAAATAGCCGTTAATTTAGGAATGAACGTAGAAGAAATTAAAAAGCTACCACTAGATGACTTCCTTGTTGTTAAAAAAGAGATGGAATTAATCATTGCAGACGATATAAAGCAAAATTCATTAGCTACTCAAATTGCTATGGCCAAAATAATCAACCAAATTTTTAGCAAAGGAGGTGAAAACAATGACAGAAACGTTTAGGCAAGCGGCAATTGGTGCTGACATCTCAGTTAGTGGTATAGACGATTTATTCAAAGCCAATGACTATATGGATAAATTGATAGATAAATCAGAAAAGCTGAGAAGCGAAGGCAAAAAGTCTAATGAATCAGTTCAAGGATTAAATGAAAATAATACTGGATTACAGGCTTTAAATCGTAGTACACAAGAAGCTACTAACTCATATCGCTTTATGAGCAATGAAATTAATAAAGCTAAGGCAACAGTAGAAAATTTAAAGAATACTATTATTGGTCAAAACTCAGAAATTCAACAAATGAAGCAAAGAATGAACGAGTTACGCCAAAACAATCCAGTATTGCAATCTATTCGTGATAACTTTAAGAATAATAATAAAGTCATCAAAGAAAATGTGAATAATGTTAAAAAATTAAGTGATTCAATCAATCAAATTCATTCCGATAACATTAAACGACTAGGCTCTGACAGTGAAGAAACTGGTCGTAAGATGGGCGAAACTGAAAAGTCTATGCACCGTTTTAGAGATACAGCTTTAGGAACTTTTGCAGGAAATATTTTTGCTAATACTTTTGGCAGTATTCCTGGTGTGTTAAAAGATGCCACTGAGCAAGGACTTAAATTTAGTTCTGCTGGAGCTGACGTTAAAAAGAACTGGGCTAATGCTGGCTTAAGTGGAACAGATGCTGATGGAATGATTAAGCAACTTGGAGAAATTCAACAACATGCCAATATATCTGCCGGATCAATAGTTAATATGCAAAAGCAATATTTAGGTTTAACCAATGGTAATGTTGGTCAAGCTCAAAAACTAACATCATCAGTAACTTCTTTTGGTAAAGAATCTGGTATGGGTGAACGTCAAAACAAGATGTTAAATCGAATGATGAGTTCCAATAATAAGGTTAATGCTGGAATGTTCAATAAAACGGCACTTGGTCCTTTGAGAAATGAAATCATTCAAATGTCTGGAATGACCAAAGGTGCTTTTGAAAACATGCTTAATTCTGGAAAGCTAACCGGTGATAAACTACGTGGCTATATGATTGATGCTTCTAAAGATAGTGGCAAAGCATGGAATCAATACTTGCAAACTGATGCTGGTAAAGCAGATATGTTCCACGCCACTATGACTAAAACTAAAAAGTTATTTGATACTGGCGTTTCTGGTAATTTATTTAGTTCTATTCAGCAAATAGTAGGACAGCATAAATCCTTAGCTGAAGTACAAAAAACCGTAAAAGGATTAGCTGCAACACTAGGTAAAACTGTTGGAACTTTTATGGGAAGAGCAATTGGATTTATCACTAAGAATGAAGGCTCTCTAAAGGCAATTGGAACCGCAATATGGAACATTGTGAAAGCCATTAGTTCAGGTGCTTGGGAAACCATTAAAGGCGTGCTAAATGCCATATCAGGTCATGCTAAATCTGCTCATAACGGATTAAATGGTATGGCTAGTGCGTTAACCGCTATTTCTAAACATCAAAGCATGCTAAAAGCTATCGGTGGTACTCTAGTAACAATTTTCGCTGTTTCTAAAATTATGAAGTCTGTAATATTTATCGGAAAATTCATTAAGACTTTAAAAGAACTAAAAGTTGTATTAATTGTAACTAAGGGCGCAATGCTTGTTTTACGTGCTGCACAATGGGCATTAAATGTTGCTATGGATGCTAATCCTATTGGACTAATCATTACTGCAGTCGCTGCTTTAGGATTTGGAATCTATGAATTGTACAAACATTTTAAACCTTTTAGGAAAATAGTTAATGGCGCTTTTTCATCTGCCGGCAAAGTGATCAAGAAAGTTGGAAAATGGTTTGGCGGAGTTGGGCATACAATAGCTAAATCCACAGGTCACATGATTAGTTCTGTTGGTAAGTTTGGCCATAGTGTTTCTCAAAAATTTGGTGATGCTAAAAAATCTGCATCTAATTTTGCAAAATCTATAGCCGGAAAAGTTCAAAACACTTACAGCAAAGGTATGGCACAACTCAAGAAGCATTCTCTAGGAACTTATAAAACAATTAAAAGTGGTACTAATGTTTTATCTGACTTTATCCATGGTGATTTTAGCAAAATGGGTAAGGATATACCTGATCTAGCCCATAATATGTGGAACAGTGTAAGTGGAAAGTTCACTAAAGGATTTGGATCTTTGAAGGATATAACTCATGATGCAATTAGTAGCATATCTAATACATTTAAGTCTTGGGGTTCGTCAATAGGAAGTTTTTTCAAAAATCTCTGGAGTGGAATTGAAAATACTTTTAAATCAGCAATAAATTGGTTGTCAAACCTTATTAAGCCTGCACTAAAGGGCGTTAATTGGATAACGTCCAAATTAGGAGGTAAAACCATAAATGTTGATGCTTTCCATTTAGCAAACGGAACTATGAATGGAAAATTGCAAAAGAACTCTTTAGCTATGCTAAATGATGGTCATGACAGCCCTGAAACTGGTAATAAAGAATTAGTACAGCTACCAAATGGTAAAGAATTTATTCCACAAAAGCGTAACTGGGTTGGTATGTTGCCTAAAGGTAGCCGAGTTTTTAATGCAACTCAGACTAAAATGCTCATGGAACTTCGTGGAATTAGAAAATATGCAGGCGGTGGAATTATAGGTGACATAACCAGCGGAATTGGTAATGTTGCCCATAAAGCAGCTTCAGGAATAGGCCATATTACGCATGGAGCTGAACGTTTAGGTAGTAAAGCGTTACATGGTGTTGAACATGCTGGCAGTTCTGCTTGGAACTGGACTAAATCAGCAGCAGGTGGATTGTGGAATGGTGCTAAAGGCGTTGCTAATGCAGTTGCACATCCGATTAAATTTATTAAATCTTTATTTAGTGGACTACCAAAGATGCCAGAAATGGTTGAAAATATGGCTGGTGGAATGCTAAACAAAGTTAAAAATGCTGCACTATCTTTCTTTAATAATAATGCTGGTGAAACTTCAAACCCTGGTGGAGCTTCTATGAATCGTTGGAAACCAGTTATCAAAAAAGCTGCTGCAATCATGCATCAAGCCTTATCGGGGAACGATATGGCAGTTATGTTACATCGTATTTTTCAAGAATCAACTGGTGACCCTCATAGACATCAAGAAGTACAAGATATTAATTCCGAAGAAGGGCATCCTAGTTATGGTCTAATGCAATTTATTCCATCAACCTTTAACGCTTGGAAAGTTCCGGGACACGGTAACCAAGGCAATGGATTAGACAATATTTTGGCAACCATGAACGACTCAAATTGGAGAACAGATATAGCAGTTAGTGGTGGCTGGGGTCCAACTGGTCGCAAAGCACGTAAGAATGGCGGTCCAGTTAAAAAAGATGAAATTTATCGTGTAAACGAAGATGGGTTTGAATTATTCAAGCCTAAGAAAGATGGAAAAGTCTTAAATCATACCGATTCTAAACGTGTGATTAATAACTCTAATCGTCCAATCAAGGTAAATTACAATCCTACTATTAATCTAAATGGCACTGATATCACTAAAGATGATGTTGATGAAAGTTTAGCAAGTGGAATTGATGTTTTAATGGATAGCTTAAATTCAAAAACAAATGAAGAAGGAGGTTCAATAATTGGCTAGTAAATTAAGCGATGCAAAAATCAGATCAGAAACCAAAATCTGGTCTAAAAAAGTTAAAAAAATAGCAAGTAAATTAAAAGCAAAAAGAAAAGACCACCAATCATTGATTGATGGTCTTAATAGTATAAATAAGAATTTGAATAGTCCTGAATACAATAAGGCTCAAGGCTCTTATGATAATTACAAGAGCCAAGCAAGTGATTTAAAAGCTAAGATTAAAAAATCAAAGTCTAAAAAGACTAAATCTAAGTTGCAAGGTCAATTGAATGATGTGATTAAAAAGAAATCGGCATTATCACAGAAAATGAATAGCATTGCACGTAATAAAGGATTTACTGTCTGGCATAATCGAAAAGTTAGAAAAGAAGTGACTATTCGCAACTCTAATAAATTGATTCATAGTTTAGAAAAGCAAAAATCGCATGCTAAAGGTAAATATAGTTATTACCGCAATACGATTTTAACTCGTCACAGGAATAGAATTCGTAAAAAGAATAGTAAAATCATGCGTAAAAAAATTAAACATGCTAAAAAACATGGTGCATCTGTTCTATACCGTACCGATATGATGGATTCAGAAGTTTTTTGGCTATATGAAACTAGCCCTAGTGAAACTAACAGTAATACCGTTGCTACGCATGCAACTGATAAAAATTCAGTTCAAACCAATTACGTTGCTCTTGATAGCCGAGAACTAAGCGGTACTTATATTTTGCAGGGTAAAAATTTAAAAGATGCTAGTCATAAATATAAAAAGTTAATGTTGTGGTCACGTCACTATGAATTTACAATTCAAGGTTTTAGTTATTGGCAACATGCTTACATTAGTTCAATCGGAAAATCCACTGATGAAACAATGAATAAGAATGCGTTGAGCTTATCAATTAGCTTTACTTATGCCAAGCAAGCTAAAATTCAATACTCCAGGACTAAATCTAAACGTAAGGCACCTGCTAAAAAACATAAAGGAAGTAAAAGTGGTACTAAAGGTGGTCATATAAGAGTTAAACCTGGTATGACCTATGCACAAATCGCTAAAAAGTCAGGAACTTCATTATCTCATTTGATGAAGATTAATAAATGGCCAGCAAATAAGTTACCAGTCGGTGCGAAAGTGAGGACTAGATAATGGATCATGATTATATAGAAGTTAGCGTTGATGATATGCCATACTCACAAGAAGTTGAGTTAGCTGATAATAGTTACATTTTTAAGTTCTACCATAATGAGATTGATGATTTATTCTATATTGATTTGTTTGATTATGATGGGAATTTAATTGTGGCTGGTGAACCTATCGTTATTAATAAACCACTTTGGCGAAATATTAATAATGATAAATTACCAGTAGAAACCATTATTCCACTTGATGAATCTGGTCAAGAAACTGAGATTAATGCAGATAATTTAGGCGAAACGGTACAGTTATGTATTGATGATTTGGGGTGATTAAATGATTACAACTAAAGGTTACTATTTTGGCTATAAAACAGTAATTGCGGTTATTTCCAAGCATGGGAAATTAACTATGTATGATGGTGAATATGAGATTAACTCTGATGATACGCCAACCCCTAGCAATAATACTTTCACTAAATATAATTTGTCTGCTGATACTTTGCATAAATTATCTAAAGGCGACCATGTAATTGTATATAGTGGTCCAACTGACTTATATGGTATTACTGGCGAAGGTAATATCACTAAAATTGAAACGACTAACTCTGATGGTAAAGACCAACAAACTACGGTCACTTTTCAAGAAGGCACTGATTACTCTAAGAATTCATTAAAAAGTAACTTTAATGGTGTTAAAACCGTTAAGCAAAAGAAGGGCAAAAAGAAAGTTAATATTTCTTTTAAAAAAGGTGCTAAAGCTAAAGAAATCATTACTAAAGTGGCCAAAGTCAGTGGGATTAAGATTTATCATTTAAAACTAGCGAAAAATAAGATATATAAGCGTGGTTACACTGTTTCAAATAATCCATACAATGCTATTAAGCAAATCGTTAAGGATTGCAAATCAGCCATGTATTATCGTAAAGGCAAACTGGTTATTGATGATAATAAAACTGATAATCCATATCATGAGCATTTATATTTGAGTGAAGAATCTGGTATGTATCAAGAACCTAGTGTTTCTGATGATGATAATAGTAAAACATACACTTTAAATTGCTTTGATGATCCACGATTATCAGCTGGTTCATCAGTTCAAATTAGTTCTAAATTGTTGAATGGCTTATACCGTGTGAAAAGTGTCAAACATACTCATCAGAATAATTATGAAATGGAGGTGGTAGTTTATGCGAAAACCAAATAAAAAGGTGGTAGACCGTAAAAATAAAGTATCTAATTTTATATTTAACGCTTACCCACAATTTATCATGGGAAAAATTCATTGCATTAATTTAGGTAGAATCATTAAATATGATAAAGCAGACCATACTTGTTCAGTTCAATTACTGCCTTTGCAGCATGATAATGACAAAATTGCTCCTATCAATGAAGTGATTGTGCCTGCTTCAATTTGGCAAAATGACAAAGCAATGGAAAAAATAAAAGACAAAATATCAATTGAAT comes from the Apilactobacillus apisilvae genome and includes:
- a CDS encoding LysM peptidoglycan-binding domain-containing protein is translated as MASKLSDAKIRSETKIWSKKVKKIASKLKAKRKDHQSLIDGLNSINKNLNSPEYNKAQGSYDNYKSQASDLKAKIKKSKSKKTKSKLQGQLNDVIKKKSALSQKMNSIARNKGFTVWHNRKVRKEVTIRNSNKLIHSLEKQKSHAKGKYSYYRNTILTRHRNRIRKKNSKIMRKKIKHAKKHGASVLYRTDMMDSEVFWLYETSPSETNSNTVATHATDKNSVQTNYVALDSRELSGTYILQGKNLKDASHKYKKLMLWSRHYEFTIQGFSYWQHAYISSIGKSTDETMNKNALSLSISFTYAKQAKIQYSRTKSKRKAPAKKHKGSKSGTKGGHIRVKPGMTYAQIAKKSGTSLSHLMKINKWPANKLPVGAKVRTR
- a CDS encoding phage baseplate plug family protein → MDHDYIEVSVDDMPYSQEVELADNSYIFKFYHNEIDDLFYIDLFDYDGNLIVAGEPIVINKPLWRNINNDKLPVETIIPLDESGQETEINADNLGETVQLCIDDLG